A genomic region of Hypomesus transpacificus isolate Combined female chromosome 19, fHypTra1, whole genome shotgun sequence contains the following coding sequences:
- the usp10 gene encoding ubiquitin carboxyl-terminal hydrolase 10 isoform X2, with protein MASHSNQYIFGEFSPDEINQFFVTPRCYVELPPFNDKVSCVSQSSGEDYQRIEFGVDEVMEAEPAGAKDPLFKVSSTLNPQAPEFILGCQPSQKAPQQDDPPVSDLPDGGHYNSQDGPDSEPSALDSLQSCQDMDGPGGLGQRERKKKKKRPPGYYNYLEGAAGNNNNNSGGAADGMPGAGLVNGHALSSSPHDSEDMAGKTSPGAELSAPGPVSGDPADQRTCDSPDESSLDFTSGAASLSDGPNAVSSSSSSSSHSGGVAEGVRTAEQQPDHLVPESPELVGSGRHSPCPASPSPPSTAVVGPPATTATATTEQEEDVEEGVVANGLAEPEPAVGADGPREDSETGEQAQEPALSAEPSSTSSPDSEARPVGAEQTPSPAPLAAPAANPPKSWASLFHNSKPLPGGPQGFVEVKNVVEVVAPSPATPEQPEKAGEVKESPVHVSEDPMAPKLAELIENVKLIHKPVSLQPRGLINKGNWCYINATLQALIACPPMYHLMKSIPLFSHTQRPCTSTPMMDNFVRLVNEFSNMPVPSKAKQQAAGDKMMKDVRPGVPFEPTYIYRLLTLIKSSLSEKGRQEDAEEYLGFTLNGLHEEMLALKKLISPQEEKPPTPNGPEAQPGVEEDPADKEEGSEDEWEQVGPRNKTSITRQADFISTPITDIFGGHIRSVVYQQNSKESATLQPFFTLQLDIQSEKIRTVQEALESLVAREAVQGYTTKSKQEIEISRRVTLEELPPVLVLHLKRFVFEKTGGCQKLVKNIDYPVDLEISKDILSSGVRSKIFKGQRTYRLFAVVYHHGNSATGGHYTTDVFHIGLNGWLRIDDQAVKVINQYQVVKQSAERTAYLLYYRRVDLL; from the exons TACATCTTCGGGGAGTTCAGCCCTGATGAGATCAACCAGTTCTTTGTGACTCCACGCTGTTATGTCGAG CTTCCCCCGTTCAATGACAAAGTCTCCTGCGTCAGCCAGTCTTCAG GCGAAGACTACCAGCGGATTGAATTTGGCGTCGACGAGGTGATGGAGGCAGAGCCTGCGGGGGCGAAGGACCCTCTGTTCAAGGTGTCCAGTACCCTCAACCCTCAGGCCCCCGAGTTCATCCTGGGGTGCCAGCCGTCCCAGAAGGCCCCGCAGCAGGACGACCCTCCAGTCTCCGACCTCCCGGACGGAGGCCACTACAACTCCCAGGACGGGCCCGACTCGGAGCCCTCCGCCCTGGACAGTCTGCAGTCCTGCCAGGACATGGACGGACCAGGCGGCCTGGGCCAGCGCGAacggaagaaaaagaaaaaacggcCGCCGGGATACTACAACTATCTGGAGGGCGCGGCCgggaacaacaacaataacagcgGCGGGGCTGCCGACGGCATGCCGGGGGCGGGGCTGGTGAACGGACACGCGCTCAGCTCCTCCCCCCACGACTCAGAGGACATGGCCGGCAAGACGTCGCCCGGGGCCGAACTGTCCGCCCCCGGCCCCGTATCTGGCGATCCGGCCGATCAGAGGACTTGCGACAGCCCCGACGAATCCTCTTTGGACTTCACGAGCGGAGCGGCGTCTTTATCAGACGGCCCCAACGCGgtgtcctcgtcctcctcctcctcgtctcacAGCGGAGGGGTGGCAGAGGGGGTCAGGACTGCAGAGCAGCAGCCGGACCACCTAGTCCCAGAGAGCCCTGAACTTGTGGGCAGCGGCAGGCACAGCCCCTGCCCcgcctccccttctcccccctcgaCGGCTGTGGTCGGCCCCCCTGCCACCACGGCTACTGCTACTACTGAACAGGAGGAGGACGTGGAGGAGGGCGTGGTGGCCAACGGGCTGGCTGAGCCTGAGCCAGCAGTCGGTGCAGATGGACCCAGGGAGGACTCTGAGACAGGGGAGCAGGCCCAGGAGCCGGCCCTCTCAGCGGagccttcctccacctcctccccagacTCTGAGGCCCGGCCGGTAGGGGCAGAGCAGACCCCGTCGCCTGCCCCCCTGGCCGCGCCCGCCGCCAACCCCCCCAAGTCTTGGGCCAGCCTCTTCCATAACTCCAAGCCCCTACCTGGAGGTCCTCAGGGCTTTGTGGAGGTGAAGAACGTGGTGGAGGTAGTGGCTCCCTCCCCGGCCACTCCGGAGCAGCCTGAGAAGGCTGGGGAGGTCAAGGAGAGCCCTGTCCACGTGTCAGAAGATCCTATGGCCCCTAAACTTGCAG AACTAATTGAGAATGTGAAGTTGATACACAAACCAGTGTCTTTGCAGCCGAGAGGACTGATCAACAAGGGAAACTGGTGCTACATCAACGCT accctgcAGGCCCTGATTGCTTGTCCGCCCATGTACCACCTGATGAAGTCCATTCCTCTGTTCAGCCACACCCAGAGACCCTGCACCTCCACGCCCATGATGGACAACTT TGTAAGGCTTGTGAATGAGTTCAGCAACATGCCCGTGCCATCGAAAGCCAAGCAGCAAG CCGCCGGAGACAAGATGATGAAAGACGTTCGGCCCGGAGTTCCCTTCGAGCCCACCTACATCTACAGACTCCTCACCCTCATCAAGTCCAGCCTCTCAGAGAAG GGCCGGCAGGAGGATGCGGAGGAGTACCTGGGCTTCACCCTCAACGGACTGCACGAGGAGATGCTCGCTTTGAAGAAGCTCATCTCGCCTCAGGAAGAGA AGCCCCCCACACCAAACGGCCCAGAGGCTCAGCCCGGCGTGGAGGAAGACCCTGCCGACAAGGAGGAGGGCAGCGAGGACGAGTGGGAGCAAGTGGGGCCCAGGAACAAGACCTCCATCACCCGCCAAGCTGACTTCATCAGCACACCCATCACGGACATATTCGGAGGGCACATCAG GTCGGTGGTGTACCAGCAGAACTCTAAGGAGTCGGCCACCCTGCAGCCCTTCTTCACCCTGCAGCTGGACATCCAGTCTGAGAAGATCCGTACGGTCCAGGAGGCCCTGGAGAGCCTGGTGGCCAGGGAGGCGGTCCAGGGCTACACCACTAAGAGCAAGCAGGAG aTCGAGATCAGCCGAAGAGTGACCCTGGAAGAGCTTCCTCCGGTGCTGGTGCTCCATCTCAAgaggtttgtgtttgagaagacCGGTGGCTGCCAGAAACTGGTCAAGAACATTGATTACCCGGTGGACCTGGAGATCAGTAAAG ATATCCTGTCCTCTGGGGTACGGAGCAAAATCTTCAAAGGCCAAAGAACCTACAGGCTCTTTGCAG TGGTCTATCACCATGGGAACAGCGCTACGGGCGGCCATTACACCACGGACGTCTTCCACATCGGTCTGAACGGCTGGCTGCGCATCGACGACCAGGCGGTGAAGGTCATCAACCAGTACCAGGTGGTGAAGCAGTCTGCCGAGCGCACCGCGTACCTGCTGTACTACCGCCGCGTCGACCTGCTGTAG
- the usp10 gene encoding ubiquitin carboxyl-terminal hydrolase 10 isoform X1 — translation MASHSNQYIFGEFSPDEINQFFVTPRCYVELPPFNDKVSCVSQSSGSYCTPAVPYITESMRRQVCGEDYQRIEFGVDEVMEAEPAGAKDPLFKVSSTLNPQAPEFILGCQPSQKAPQQDDPPVSDLPDGGHYNSQDGPDSEPSALDSLQSCQDMDGPGGLGQRERKKKKKRPPGYYNYLEGAAGNNNNNSGGAADGMPGAGLVNGHALSSSPHDSEDMAGKTSPGAELSAPGPVSGDPADQRTCDSPDESSLDFTSGAASLSDGPNAVSSSSSSSSHSGGVAEGVRTAEQQPDHLVPESPELVGSGRHSPCPASPSPPSTAVVGPPATTATATTEQEEDVEEGVVANGLAEPEPAVGADGPREDSETGEQAQEPALSAEPSSTSSPDSEARPVGAEQTPSPAPLAAPAANPPKSWASLFHNSKPLPGGPQGFVEVKNVVEVVAPSPATPEQPEKAGEVKESPVHVSEDPMAPKLAELIENVKLIHKPVSLQPRGLINKGNWCYINATLQALIACPPMYHLMKSIPLFSHTQRPCTSTPMMDNFVRLVNEFSNMPVPSKAKQQAAGDKMMKDVRPGVPFEPTYIYRLLTLIKSSLSEKGRQEDAEEYLGFTLNGLHEEMLALKKLISPQEEKPPTPNGPEAQPGVEEDPADKEEGSEDEWEQVGPRNKTSITRQADFISTPITDIFGGHIRSVVYQQNSKESATLQPFFTLQLDIQSEKIRTVQEALESLVAREAVQGYTTKSKQEIEISRRVTLEELPPVLVLHLKRFVFEKTGGCQKLVKNIDYPVDLEISKDILSSGVRSKIFKGQRTYRLFAVVYHHGNSATGGHYTTDVFHIGLNGWLRIDDQAVKVINQYQVVKQSAERTAYLLYYRRVDLL, via the exons TACATCTTCGGGGAGTTCAGCCCTGATGAGATCAACCAGTTCTTTGTGACTCCACGCTGTTATGTCGAG CTTCCCCCGTTCAATGACAAAGTCTCCTGCGTCAGCCAGTCTTCAG GAAGTTACTGCACTCCTGCTGTGCCATACATAACGGAGTCTATGAGACGGCAGGTTTGCG GCGAAGACTACCAGCGGATTGAATTTGGCGTCGACGAGGTGATGGAGGCAGAGCCTGCGGGGGCGAAGGACCCTCTGTTCAAGGTGTCCAGTACCCTCAACCCTCAGGCCCCCGAGTTCATCCTGGGGTGCCAGCCGTCCCAGAAGGCCCCGCAGCAGGACGACCCTCCAGTCTCCGACCTCCCGGACGGAGGCCACTACAACTCCCAGGACGGGCCCGACTCGGAGCCCTCCGCCCTGGACAGTCTGCAGTCCTGCCAGGACATGGACGGACCAGGCGGCCTGGGCCAGCGCGAacggaagaaaaagaaaaaacggcCGCCGGGATACTACAACTATCTGGAGGGCGCGGCCgggaacaacaacaataacagcgGCGGGGCTGCCGACGGCATGCCGGGGGCGGGGCTGGTGAACGGACACGCGCTCAGCTCCTCCCCCCACGACTCAGAGGACATGGCCGGCAAGACGTCGCCCGGGGCCGAACTGTCCGCCCCCGGCCCCGTATCTGGCGATCCGGCCGATCAGAGGACTTGCGACAGCCCCGACGAATCCTCTTTGGACTTCACGAGCGGAGCGGCGTCTTTATCAGACGGCCCCAACGCGgtgtcctcgtcctcctcctcctcgtctcacAGCGGAGGGGTGGCAGAGGGGGTCAGGACTGCAGAGCAGCAGCCGGACCACCTAGTCCCAGAGAGCCCTGAACTTGTGGGCAGCGGCAGGCACAGCCCCTGCCCcgcctccccttctcccccctcgaCGGCTGTGGTCGGCCCCCCTGCCACCACGGCTACTGCTACTACTGAACAGGAGGAGGACGTGGAGGAGGGCGTGGTGGCCAACGGGCTGGCTGAGCCTGAGCCAGCAGTCGGTGCAGATGGACCCAGGGAGGACTCTGAGACAGGGGAGCAGGCCCAGGAGCCGGCCCTCTCAGCGGagccttcctccacctcctccccagacTCTGAGGCCCGGCCGGTAGGGGCAGAGCAGACCCCGTCGCCTGCCCCCCTGGCCGCGCCCGCCGCCAACCCCCCCAAGTCTTGGGCCAGCCTCTTCCATAACTCCAAGCCCCTACCTGGAGGTCCTCAGGGCTTTGTGGAGGTGAAGAACGTGGTGGAGGTAGTGGCTCCCTCCCCGGCCACTCCGGAGCAGCCTGAGAAGGCTGGGGAGGTCAAGGAGAGCCCTGTCCACGTGTCAGAAGATCCTATGGCCCCTAAACTTGCAG AACTAATTGAGAATGTGAAGTTGATACACAAACCAGTGTCTTTGCAGCCGAGAGGACTGATCAACAAGGGAAACTGGTGCTACATCAACGCT accctgcAGGCCCTGATTGCTTGTCCGCCCATGTACCACCTGATGAAGTCCATTCCTCTGTTCAGCCACACCCAGAGACCCTGCACCTCCACGCCCATGATGGACAACTT TGTAAGGCTTGTGAATGAGTTCAGCAACATGCCCGTGCCATCGAAAGCCAAGCAGCAAG CCGCCGGAGACAAGATGATGAAAGACGTTCGGCCCGGAGTTCCCTTCGAGCCCACCTACATCTACAGACTCCTCACCCTCATCAAGTCCAGCCTCTCAGAGAAG GGCCGGCAGGAGGATGCGGAGGAGTACCTGGGCTTCACCCTCAACGGACTGCACGAGGAGATGCTCGCTTTGAAGAAGCTCATCTCGCCTCAGGAAGAGA AGCCCCCCACACCAAACGGCCCAGAGGCTCAGCCCGGCGTGGAGGAAGACCCTGCCGACAAGGAGGAGGGCAGCGAGGACGAGTGGGAGCAAGTGGGGCCCAGGAACAAGACCTCCATCACCCGCCAAGCTGACTTCATCAGCACACCCATCACGGACATATTCGGAGGGCACATCAG GTCGGTGGTGTACCAGCAGAACTCTAAGGAGTCGGCCACCCTGCAGCCCTTCTTCACCCTGCAGCTGGACATCCAGTCTGAGAAGATCCGTACGGTCCAGGAGGCCCTGGAGAGCCTGGTGGCCAGGGAGGCGGTCCAGGGCTACACCACTAAGAGCAAGCAGGAG aTCGAGATCAGCCGAAGAGTGACCCTGGAAGAGCTTCCTCCGGTGCTGGTGCTCCATCTCAAgaggtttgtgtttgagaagacCGGTGGCTGCCAGAAACTGGTCAAGAACATTGATTACCCGGTGGACCTGGAGATCAGTAAAG ATATCCTGTCCTCTGGGGTACGGAGCAAAATCTTCAAAGGCCAAAGAACCTACAGGCTCTTTGCAG TGGTCTATCACCATGGGAACAGCGCTACGGGCGGCCATTACACCACGGACGTCTTCCACATCGGTCTGAACGGCTGGCTGCGCATCGACGACCAGGCGGTGAAGGTCATCAACCAGTACCAGGTGGTGAAGCAGTCTGCCGAGCGCACCGCGTACCTGCTGTACTACCGCCGCGTCGACCTGCTGTAG